A genomic segment from Leptolyngbya boryana PCC 6306 encodes:
- the recN gene encoding DNA repair protein RecN — protein MLLSLRIENFALIDHLDLTFGSGLHVLTGETGAGKSIILDAIDAALGGKVTGRAVRTGEERASIEATFRVNDLLKSWFEQEQIDLLDEDIVVCSREIVALGSSQRNRSRINGVLVNKQQMEGLRDRLVEITAQGQTVQLGQPSLQRDWLDSYGGVALLKAREVVSQAFTTYQQASQALEKRRHSEQQRLQQLDLFEYQLRELNAANLIDPDELDQLEQERKRLSHSVELQQQSYQVYQALYQNENGEDACADLLGKAENLLTDMARYDEQIQPILEIVTSALALVEEAGQQMNAYGDDLETDPQRLQEVEDRVLELKQICRKYGPTLTDAIALQQSLQSELEELTGAGQSIEELAELTETRKAALIEASEHLTQLRKSTAQGLEARLVAELKPLAMEKVQFQVGITPIAPTSAGSDRITYLFSPNPGEPLQPLTEIASGGEMSRFLLALQACFSQVDSAETLVFDEIDVGVSGRVAQAIAEKLYHLGRHHQVLCVTHQPIVAAMADQHFNVAKQVVELHKSQNGKGADLRTIVKVTPLDREQRRQELAQLASGQVGSTENATTEAAAIAFADSLLEQAASLQAGQAGLPPAEQPKAKAKRAKSARRS, from the coding sequence GACTGCACGTTTTGACTGGCGAAACGGGCGCAGGGAAATCGATTATTTTAGACGCGATCGATGCCGCACTAGGTGGCAAGGTCACAGGTCGGGCTGTCCGAACGGGAGAGGAAAGAGCCTCGATCGAGGCAACGTTCCGCGTCAATGATCTCCTCAAATCCTGGTTTGAGCAGGAACAGATTGATTTACTCGATGAGGATATTGTAGTCTGTAGTCGCGAGATTGTGGCTCTGGGCAGTAGTCAGCGGAATCGATCGAGAATTAACGGGGTATTGGTCAACAAGCAACAAATGGAGGGATTGCGCGATCGTTTAGTCGAAATTACCGCGCAAGGGCAAACGGTGCAATTAGGTCAGCCTAGCCTTCAGCGAGATTGGCTCGATAGTTATGGGGGCGTTGCCCTGCTCAAGGCGCGTGAAGTTGTCAGTCAGGCATTTACAACTTATCAACAAGCATCTCAAGCGTTAGAGAAACGTCGCCATTCGGAACAGCAGCGTCTCCAGCAGCTTGATCTGTTTGAGTATCAGTTGCGGGAGTTGAATGCAGCGAATCTAATTGATCCTGATGAATTGGATCAATTAGAGCAAGAACGGAAGCGTTTGAGCCATAGTGTCGAATTGCAGCAGCAAAGCTATCAGGTTTATCAAGCGCTTTATCAGAATGAAAATGGCGAAGATGCTTGTGCAGATTTGCTCGGAAAAGCAGAAAACTTGCTGACGGATATGGCTCGATATGACGAGCAAATTCAGCCGATTTTGGAGATTGTCACTTCGGCGCTTGCTCTCGTTGAAGAAGCGGGACAGCAAATGAATGCTTACGGCGATGATCTCGAAACCGATCCACAACGGCTGCAAGAAGTAGAAGATCGCGTCCTCGAACTCAAGCAAATTTGTCGTAAATATGGACCAACTTTAACCGACGCGATCGCACTACAGCAATCCCTCCAATCCGAGCTGGAAGAACTAACTGGGGCAGGACAATCGATCGAAGAACTCGCTGAACTCACTGAAACTCGCAAAGCTGCATTGATCGAAGCATCTGAGCATCTGACTCAATTGCGCAAATCGACCGCACAAGGATTAGAAGCGCGATTAGTTGCCGAATTGAAGCCGTTAGCGATGGAAAAGGTGCAGTTTCAAGTTGGAATTACGCCTATTGCTCCGACTTCTGCCGGAAGCGATCGTATTACTTATCTCTTCAGTCCGAATCCTGGCGAACCGTTGCAGCCTCTAACCGAGATTGCTTCGGGTGGAGAAATGAGTCGATTCTTACTAGCGCTTCAAGCCTGTTTCTCCCAAGTCGATTCTGCGGAAACGTTAGTCTTTGACGAGATTGATGTGGGTGTATCGGGACGGGTGGCGCAAGCGATCGCTGAAAAGCTCTATCATCTTGGTCGCCATCACCAAGTTCTCTGTGTGACGCACCAGCCGATTGTGGCGGCAATGGCTGACCAGCATTTCAATGTTGCGAAGCAAGTGGTTGAACTGCACAAGTCACAGAATGGTAAGGGCGCAGATTTGCGAACGATCGTAAAAGTAACTCCCCTTGATCGAGAACAACGCCGTCAGGAACTAGCTCAGCTTGCCAGTGGTCAAGTGGGTTCGACTGAGAATGCAACCACTGAAGCAGCCGCGATCGCGTTTGCAGATTCGTTACTAGAGCAAGCTGCAAGTTTGCAAGCAGGTCAAGCTGGTTTGCCCCCAGCAGAGCAACCGAAGGCGAAGGCAAAACGGGCAAAATCGGCACGTCGATCGTAG
- a CDS encoding IS4 family transposase yields the protein MLPSFYQTCLQSQLTEAQFVTLEILVELLQKERRITIERIATLFPQPILFESRRRNIQRFLSLPQLTPQAIWFPIVKQWIKRHYSGRTPLHLVVDRTQWQNHNLIMVSLVYQKRAIPLHWMWLNKQGQSSLAEQRKVLCPVFHLLKKYRFILLGDREFHSIELAAWCVEKQVKFVFRLPKSTTIKPNDSDAFTRLDDLPQTPGITEQYLHIQVTQNRGFGKHNLVLRQKRAYRQSNSDAWYLLTNLVGAEQTLKAYSNRFSIEPLFKDYKSGGYHLEDCHADSRRFNALLVLIAIAYSLSTLQGRRIRQKQVQCYVGRVKEPKRTRNRHSNFWIGLYGRLWIEPLQLWSTLATKLMALKPQKRPFFQRGLNAISLIQSAL from the coding sequence ATGTTGCCCTCATTCTATCAAACCTGTTTACAATCGCAATTAACGGAAGCGCAATTTGTGACGCTAGAAATCTTGGTCGAACTGTTGCAAAAAGAGCGAAGAATTACGATTGAACGGATAGCGACCCTGTTTCCGCAACCGATTCTATTTGAGAGCAGACGGCGGAATATTCAGCGATTCTTGAGTCTGCCGCAACTGACTCCACAAGCGATCTGGTTTCCGATTGTCAAGCAGTGGATCAAACGACATTACTCAGGTAGAACTCCGCTTCACCTGGTGGTTGACCGGACGCAATGGCAAAACCATAACTTGATCATGGTGAGTCTTGTATACCAGAAGCGGGCAATCCCATTGCACTGGATGTGGCTGAACAAGCAAGGACAGAGTTCGCTGGCTGAACAACGAAAAGTGTTATGTCCGGTATTTCATCTGTTGAAAAAGTATCGCTTCATTTTGCTCGGAGACCGTGAGTTTCACAGTATCGAGCTTGCTGCTTGGTGTGTGGAAAAACAAGTCAAATTCGTGTTCCGTTTACCGAAAAGTACGACCATCAAACCGAATGACAGCGATGCGTTTACTCGCCTCGACGATTTGCCACAAACGCCCGGAATCACTGAGCAATATCTGCACATTCAAGTCACGCAAAATCGCGGGTTCGGCAAGCATAATTTAGTCTTGCGCCAAAAACGCGCCTACCGTCAATCGAATTCTGATGCTTGGTATCTGCTGACCAATCTCGTCGGTGCCGAACAAACTCTGAAAGCTTACTCTAATCGCTTCTCCATTGAGCCGCTGTTCAAAGACTACAAATCCGGTGGCTATCATCTCGAAGATTGCCATGCCGATTCACGCCGATTCAATGCACTACTGGTTCTGATTGCCATTGCTTATTCGCTCTCAACGCTTCAGGGACGACGCATTCGCCAAAAGCAAGTGCAATGCTACGTCGGTCGAGTCAAGGAGCCGAAGCGAACCCGAAACCGACATAGCAATTTCTGGATTGGCTTGTATGGCAGGTTGTGGATTGAACCCTTGCAATTGTGGTCAACTCTGGCGACCAAGTTGATGGCACTCAAGCCGCAAAAACGTCCCTTTTTTCAGCGAGGTCTCAATGCCATTTCCTTGATCCAGTCTGCTCTCTAG
- a CDS encoding glutathione S-transferase family protein: MAFLTLIIGNKNYSSWSLRPWLALKQFGFSFDEVRIPLYTPEASEQIRQYCPNGNGKVPILIHESRTVWDSMAIFEYLSEMFPERSWWAGDRSARAMARSICAEMHAGFLPLRTQMSMNCREHFPNYEIQAEVQKDIDRITTLWKYCRETYGAGGAFLFGRFTIADAVYAPVVLRFRTYDVKLDAVCQAYADAILALPAMQEWLEAANAETETIQF, encoded by the coding sequence ATGGCTTTTCTTACTTTAATCATTGGCAATAAAAACTATTCATCTTGGTCATTGCGTCCGTGGCTCGCTTTGAAACAGTTTGGCTTTTCCTTTGATGAAGTTCGGATTCCACTTTATACACCGGAAGCTTCTGAGCAAATTCGCCAGTACTGCCCAAATGGAAATGGAAAAGTTCCCATTTTGATTCACGAATCTCGAACGGTTTGGGATTCAATGGCAATTTTCGAGTATCTGAGCGAGATGTTTCCTGAGCGATCGTGGTGGGCAGGCGATCGCTCCGCTCGTGCAATGGCGCGATCGATTTGTGCAGAGATGCATGCTGGATTTCTGCCGCTCCGAACTCAAATGTCGATGAATTGCCGAGAGCATTTTCCGAACTATGAGATTCAGGCGGAAGTTCAGAAAGATATCGATCGCATTACAACCCTTTGGAAGTATTGCCGGGAAACATATGGAGCAGGAGGAGCGTTTTTGTTTGGCAGGTTTACGATCGCGGATGCGGTTTATGCGCCTGTTGTGTTGAGATTTCGGACGTATGATGTGAAGCTTGATGCGGTTTGTCAGGCTTATGCAGATGCGATTTTGGCACTTCCAGCAATGCAGGAATGGTTAGAAGCAGCAAATGCCGAGACGGAAACGATTCAGTTTTAG
- a CDS encoding B12-binding domain-containing radical SAM protein: MRVLLLYPVFPQSFWSFEKALQLVGRKAMLPPLGLITVAAILPQEWEFKLVDRNLREATEAEWDWADLVIMSAMIVQKGDLLDQIREAKRRGKKVAVGGPYATALPNEVAEADYLILDEGEITLPMFVEAVQKGETHGIYRAGGDRPDVSTTPIPRFDLLDFDAYDNMSVQFSRGCPFQCEFCDIIVLYGRKPRTKSPEQLLAELDRLYELGWRRSIFMVDDNFIGNKRNVKLLLKALKEWMIEHEHPFSLSTEASVDLAQDPELMEMMVECNFNSVFLGIETPDESSLTLTNKHQNTRDSLSDAVDAIARKGLRVMAGFIIGFDGETSGAGDRIVRFVEQTTIPIAIFSMLQALPDTALWHRLKKEGRLVEDVANINQTTLMNFVPTRPLEEVTREYIDGFWRLYDPVNYLDRAYRHFMKLGAPRHRSKLRKVTWKVVQAFLTICWRQGVVRETRWIFWHHLFSILRNNPKVVEHYLAVCALNEHFYEYRQEVRTKIEAQLADYLARQRLESSIESVNAPVV; encoded by the coding sequence ATGCGTGTTTTGTTGCTCTATCCAGTCTTTCCACAAAGTTTTTGGTCGTTTGAAAAAGCGTTACAGCTTGTCGGACGCAAAGCAATGTTACCGCCGCTTGGATTGATTACGGTGGCTGCAATTTTACCGCAAGAATGGGAGTTTAAATTAGTCGATCGCAATCTCCGCGAAGCAACGGAAGCGGAATGGGATTGGGCAGATCTCGTGATCATGTCTGCCATGATTGTTCAGAAAGGCGATCTTTTAGATCAAATCCGAGAAGCAAAACGTCGCGGGAAGAAGGTCGCTGTCGGCGGCCCTTATGCAACGGCGTTACCGAATGAAGTCGCCGAGGCAGATTACTTAATTTTGGATGAGGGTGAGATCACCTTGCCGATGTTTGTCGAAGCTGTGCAGAAAGGCGAGACACACGGGATTTATCGTGCAGGTGGAGATCGACCTGATGTTAGCACTACACCGATTCCCAGATTTGATCTATTAGATTTTGATGCTTACGATAATATGTCGGTGCAGTTCTCACGAGGCTGTCCGTTCCAGTGTGAATTCTGTGACATCATTGTGCTCTATGGGCGCAAACCTCGAACCAAAAGTCCTGAACAACTGCTAGCAGAACTCGATCGCTTATACGAATTGGGCTGGCGACGATCGATTTTTATGGTCGATGATAATTTCATTGGCAACAAGCGCAACGTTAAATTGCTTTTGAAGGCATTGAAAGAATGGATGATCGAGCATGAACATCCTTTTAGTTTGAGTACTGAAGCTTCTGTTGATTTAGCACAAGATCCAGAACTGATGGAGATGATGGTCGAGTGTAACTTTAACAGTGTGTTTTTGGGGATTGAAACCCCGGATGAGTCTAGCTTAACCTTAACGAATAAGCATCAAAATACACGCGATTCTCTGTCTGATGCAGTCGATGCGATCGCTCGGAAAGGATTGCGGGTGATGGCAGGTTTCATTATTGGATTTGATGGTGAAACATCGGGTGCGGGAGATCGTATTGTGCGATTTGTGGAGCAGACAACAATTCCGATCGCAATTTTCTCAATGTTGCAAGCTTTACCTGATACGGCTTTGTGGCATCGTTTGAAGAAGGAAGGGCGCTTGGTTGAAGATGTCGCGAACATTAATCAGACAACACTGATGAACTTTGTTCCGACTCGTCCGCTCGAAGAAGTCACGCGCGAATACATTGATGGATTTTGGCGATTGTACGATCCGGTGAACTATCTCGATCGAGCGTATCGGCATTTCATGAAATTAGGCGCACCGAGACATCGATCGAAGCTCAGAAAAGTAACCTGGAAAGTAGTTCAAGCTTTTCTTACGATTTGCTGGCGACAAGGGGTCGTTCGAGAAACCCGCTGGATATTCTGGCATCATCTGTTTAGCATTTTGAGAAACAATCCCAAAGTAGTCGAACATTACCTAGCAGTTTGTGCTTTGAATGAGCATTTCTATGAGTATCGGCAAGAGGTCAGAACTAAAATCGAAGCTCAGCTTGCTGACTATCTAGCTCGACAAAGATTAGAATCCTCGATCGAATCCGTCAACGCTCCAGTTGTCTAA
- a CDS encoding GumC family protein: MVPPIVKRYLLAVNRYKWVIPAGCVVGLGASGVVAVQPEPPIGYLGEAQLVGNAPPITFSTIGAQVRQPVESFTKESLLTDAVLEAVAKEIGIEPKSLVKGLTIKITGGGDPKDAAAAKAEVNLTFADSNPQRAGDILSLLSRKLIEQSRLNNSARLRAIIAEIEQRLPKVKQELFQAERTLEQYDRIEGPQLFAAQDGNIVKSISGSQQQQQQLRLQLEGINAQIASLEQKLGLSADQAYVSSALSADPIIASLRAQLQQIESQMAVLLKDLRPEHPQVETLRKQQQAYEEEIRKRAVEVIGGNGNAAPFIANVRQDSSLDPARQQLANTLVNLKTQQESIQQQIVSSVRSEQELRQQFSSIPNKQLARTRLEDQVKLRKNLHDQMQQKLVDAKAAEVEIVSSLGMSKPPSVAPTGVKAPKSIPMTLAVGAIVGLVAGAGLIFLLDTLEGTIYTAEDLREAIRQRDVAILGVLPQVKSFIPNASPILIKPDSPYAEYYERFRSNLRLTETKNLRVLMMISIVDGEGKTVTAYNLAIASARAGKRTLLIETDLRSPSSAQGVNLTADPDSQIEPLRYFGQISDCIRLAPDVENLYIVASPGPQASAASLLESSELRRLLEDARARFDLVVLDSPCLSKCNDAFILEPYTDGMILVTRPGVTQQSLLEEAIDQLTENANLRLLGAVTNGVDVQLPRAAEDALMNDAQEWLFTTNSQSENQVISNRN, encoded by the coding sequence ATGGTTCCACCGATCGTGAAACGTTATCTACTCGCGGTTAATCGCTACAAATGGGTGATTCCGGCAGGGTGTGTCGTGGGTTTAGGAGCCAGTGGAGTGGTTGCAGTTCAGCCTGAACCGCCCATTGGCTATCTAGGAGAAGCGCAACTCGTCGGCAATGCACCTCCGATTACGTTTTCCACGATCGGCGCACAGGTTCGCCAACCGGTCGAAAGTTTTACAAAAGAATCTTTACTCACAGATGCAGTTCTAGAAGCAGTCGCGAAAGAAATTGGGATTGAGCCAAAAAGCCTTGTCAAAGGGTTAACCATCAAAATCACAGGGGGAGGTGATCCCAAAGATGCAGCTGCGGCAAAAGCGGAAGTCAATCTAACTTTTGCAGATAGCAATCCACAACGCGCTGGAGACATTCTGAGCTTATTGTCTCGAAAATTGATTGAACAAAGTCGATTGAATAATTCAGCGAGATTGCGAGCGATTATTGCTGAGATTGAACAACGCCTACCTAAAGTAAAGCAGGAACTTTTCCAAGCTGAACGAACCTTAGAACAATACGATCGCATCGAAGGTCCGCAGCTTTTTGCGGCGCAGGATGGCAATATTGTTAAATCAATCAGTGGTAGCCAACAGCAGCAACAGCAGCTTCGATTACAACTAGAAGGGATTAATGCTCAAATTGCCAGTCTTGAGCAAAAGCTAGGACTCAGTGCCGATCAAGCCTATGTGTCTTCCGCTTTGAGTGCTGATCCAATCATTGCAAGTCTCCGAGCACAACTTCAACAAATCGAATCACAAATGGCGGTCTTACTTAAAGATCTCCGTCCTGAACATCCGCAGGTCGAAACATTGAGGAAACAACAGCAAGCGTATGAGGAAGAGATTCGGAAACGAGCGGTTGAAGTTATCGGGGGCAACGGAAATGCTGCTCCCTTTATCGCCAATGTGCGGCAAGATAGCAGCCTCGATCCGGCACGGCAGCAGCTCGCAAACACCTTGGTGAATCTGAAAACGCAGCAAGAATCCATTCAGCAGCAGATTGTTTCTAGTGTGCGATCGGAGCAAGAACTGCGACAACAGTTTTCGAGCATTCCCAATAAGCAACTGGCTCGAACTCGGCTTGAAGATCAAGTCAAACTGAGAAAGAATCTCCATGATCAGATGCAGCAAAAGCTGGTTGATGCGAAAGCGGCTGAAGTCGAAATTGTTAGTAGTTTAGGCATGAGTAAGCCGCCCAGTGTCGCTCCAACCGGGGTCAAAGCTCCAAAAAGTATTCCCATGACGCTAGCAGTCGGGGCAATCGTGGGCTTAGTCGCAGGGGCAGGACTGATCTTCTTACTCGATACTCTCGAAGGCACAATTTACACGGCAGAAGATTTACGAGAAGCAATTCGTCAGCGAGATGTCGCAATTCTTGGAGTTTTGCCACAGGTGAAGTCTTTTATTCCAAATGCTTCGCCAATCTTGATCAAGCCCGATTCACCTTATGCGGAATATTATGAGCGATTCCGGAGTAATCTTCGCTTGACCGAGACGAAGAACTTGCGAGTGCTGATGATGATTAGTATTGTGGACGGCGAAGGTAAGACTGTGACCGCTTACAATTTGGCGATCGCATCGGCTCGTGCTGGAAAACGTACCTTATTAATTGAAACTGATCTGCGTTCTCCCTCATCGGCTCAGGGGGTGAATCTCACGGCTGATCCAGATAGTCAGATCGAACCCTTGCGATATTTTGGACAAATTAGCGACTGTATTCGGCTTGCTCCTGATGTCGAAAACCTTTATATTGTCGCAAGTCCAGGCCCACAAGCGTCTGCGGCTTCCTTGCTGGAGTCGAGCGAACTCCGCCGCTTACTCGAAGATGCGAGAGCGCGCTTTGATCTTGTCGTTCTGGATTCTCCTTGTCTGAGTAAGTGTAACGATGCATTTATTTTGGAGCCTTATACAGACGGCATGATTTTAGTGACTCGTCCGGGGGTCACTCAGCAGAGCTTGCTAGAAGAAGCGATCGATCAACTCACCGAAAATGCAAATCTGCGACTACTCGGTGCAGTCACCAATGGCGTTGATGTACAATTGCCTCGCGCTGCAGAAGATGCGCTGATGAACGATGCGCAAGAGTGGTTATTTACGACCAATTCTCAATCTGAAAATCAGGTCATCAGCAATCGAAATTAA
- a CDS encoding polysaccharide biosynthesis/export family protein: MRLVELHFFKSAPRGWITSLLMAGVYTLTPTLSIWLNTQRASAQASAPLPTAQARPTPLELIEQARQKLRDTPATPTAPATSTAPTVPPIKSFNLYRLGAGDTIAVQVQRFADLNFQAAIDQEGNITAPLLGKISLQGLTISEAQEKIRQAVNRIVIDPVVFVSLIGQRPVLVTVTGEIAKPGLYTLQLPRTSAALLLAGGATGRADLRAVQVKRVLADGSVLEEKLDLVTPLQDGTPLPDLKLQDGDVMVIPKLSEQDQNYDRLLMGRSTLVKPQITVRFLSYSNNGLGTLTLPNGSTFLDALTAVRPGPDNANLRRVALIRFDPNQKKAVTRNIDARSILQGNMGENIALEDNDVIVVGRNLIGRITYALNTFTQPFRDVLGFLLFFRELQNGAENLFGPTGRE, translated from the coding sequence ATGCGTTTAGTTGAACTCCATTTCTTTAAGTCCGCTCCGCGTGGATGGATTACGTCTCTTCTCATGGCAGGAGTGTACACGCTCACGCCAACACTCTCAATCTGGCTCAACACCCAACGGGCATCGGCTCAAGCTTCTGCACCTTTACCGACCGCACAAGCTCGCCCCACTCCTCTAGAACTGATCGAACAAGCGCGTCAGAAATTGCGCGACACTCCTGCAACACCGACCGCGCCTGCTACATCAACCGCACCCACTGTTCCACCGATCAAATCCTTCAATCTCTATCGCTTAGGAGCAGGAGATACGATCGCAGTGCAAGTGCAACGATTTGCCGATTTGAATTTTCAAGCTGCGATCGACCAAGAAGGCAATATTACGGCTCCACTCCTCGGTAAAATCTCGCTGCAAGGTTTAACGATCTCCGAAGCGCAAGAAAAAATTCGCCAAGCTGTGAATCGAATCGTCATCGATCCAGTTGTATTCGTCTCCCTAATCGGACAGCGCCCCGTTCTCGTCACCGTGACAGGCGAAATTGCTAAACCCGGACTCTACACGTTGCAACTCCCTAGAACTTCAGCCGCGCTTCTGCTTGCCGGAGGTGCAACGGGACGAGCGGATCTCAGAGCGGTACAAGTCAAACGAGTTTTAGCAGATGGATCAGTCTTAGAAGAAAAACTAGATTTAGTCACACCGCTACAAGATGGAACGCCATTGCCCGATCTGAAATTGCAAGATGGGGATGTCATGGTAATTCCGAAGCTTTCTGAGCAAGATCAAAATTACGATCGACTGTTGATGGGTCGATCGACATTAGTCAAACCTCAAATTACCGTTCGATTTCTCAGCTATTCCAACAATGGGTTAGGCACACTGACTTTACCCAATGGCAGTACATTCCTCGATGCGCTCACAGCAGTGCGACCTGGTCCCGATAACGCAAATCTGCGCCGAGTCGCTTTGATTCGATTTGACCCGAATCAGAAGAAAGCTGTCACTCGCAACATCGATGCGCGGAGCATTTTGCAGGGCAACATGGGAGAAAACATTGCGCTCGAAGACAATGACGTCATTGTGGTAGGACGGAATCTGATTGGCAGAATCACCTACGCACTCAACACCTTTACACAGCCATTCCGAGATGTTTTGGGCTTCTTATTGTTCTTCAGAGAACTGCAAAACGGAGCGGAGAACTTGTTTGGTCCAACTGGACGAGAGTAA
- a CDS encoding cyanoexosortase B system-associated protein, translating to MLTSLSKSLRVNLSKVVLLLIVSGLVLLGALPGYLSGGKWRWTAPPEVKVLSELRSLKKEGLNISGWQTIEKKNVQIGDHKWMYQELQDASQTKASVLFYPQARSIDQPQVEWTDLEGSQGWKTDSYRQIQIDSITVEFHRAWTQNQTYAVMRWYAWANGGHPAPMQWFISDRLAQWQNQRAAWVAVSVILPIEPLEDIEPHRSRLEPLVQTVQSTLTNQVLRSN from the coding sequence ATGCTCACCTCACTCTCTAAATCGCTACGAGTCAATTTATCGAAAGTCGTGCTCTTGCTGATTGTGAGTGGATTAGTGCTTTTAGGCGCACTCCCCGGATATCTCTCGGGCGGCAAATGGCGTTGGACAGCTCCACCCGAGGTAAAAGTCTTATCGGAATTGCGATCGCTCAAAAAAGAGGGACTGAACATTTCAGGCTGGCAAACGATCGAGAAAAAAAACGTCCAAATCGGTGATCACAAATGGATGTACCAAGAACTCCAAGACGCATCACAAACGAAAGCCTCAGTTCTGTTTTATCCGCAAGCTCGATCGATTGACCAGCCCCAAGTTGAATGGACAGACCTAGAAGGCTCTCAAGGGTGGAAAACTGATTCCTATCGTCAGATTCAGATCGATTCCATCACAGTCGAATTTCATCGCGCCTGGACGCAAAATCAAACTTATGCCGTGATGCGGTGGTATGCCTGGGCGAACGGCGGACATCCTGCACCGATGCAGTGGTTTATCAGCGATCGACTGGCTCAATGGCAAAATCAGCGAGCCGCTTGGGTAGCCGTGAGCGTGATTTTACCGATTGAACCCTTAGAAGACATCGAACCGCATCGCAGCAGACTCGAACCCCTGGTGCAAACCGTACAATCCACCTTGACGAATCAAGTTCTGCGTTCAAATTAG
- the crtB gene encoding cyanoexosortase B has product MQIRRSSFLDRYWSEFVLLGLLAVLYVPLLIHWYNGWIKKSISIEHEYFSHGLIGLPFAAYIAWYNRKRWVRLSDEVGSARFVSLGFMMLAGVLYLSGLPDPVNLSFPILLTGICLWLKGLPGLKLQSFALLLVFLATPNEIPYLLAPYTLPLQSFIAGTAGFILNQLGMDVTVQNIYIFVNQRLVEVAPYCAGLKMLFTSFYVSLMLLYWTNNLRSRNFCITFISLALLTSVIANIIRNTILTFFHGTGQDAAFKWLHDGWGGDVYSAAMLGLLVLLISPLENLFNRPES; this is encoded by the coding sequence ATGCAAATCCGGCGTTCATCTTTCCTCGATCGATACTGGAGCGAATTCGTTCTCCTCGGACTTCTCGCCGTTTTATATGTCCCGCTTCTGATCCATTGGTACAACGGCTGGATTAAGAAATCGATCAGCATCGAACACGAATACTTCAGCCACGGCTTAATCGGACTCCCATTTGCTGCCTACATTGCTTGGTATAACCGCAAACGCTGGGTACGGCTCTCCGATGAAGTTGGGTCAGCTCGCTTTGTCAGTCTCGGCTTCATGATGTTGGCAGGCGTACTTTATCTTTCAGGATTGCCTGATCCAGTCAATCTTTCATTTCCGATTTTACTGACCGGAATTTGCTTGTGGCTCAAAGGTCTTCCAGGTCTGAAACTGCAATCGTTCGCCCTACTGCTCGTTTTTCTCGCAACGCCAAACGAGATTCCTTACTTACTTGCCCCGTACACCCTACCGCTGCAAAGTTTCATTGCTGGAACTGCAGGTTTTATCCTGAATCAGTTGGGAATGGATGTGACGGTTCAAAACATTTACATCTTCGTCAATCAGCGCTTAGTTGAAGTCGCACCCTATTGCGCTGGACTCAAAATGTTATTCACCAGTTTTTATGTCAGCTTGATGCTGTTGTACTGGACAAACAATTTACGATCGCGCAATTTCTGCATCACCTTCATCAGCCTCGCGCTGCTGACCAGCGTCATTGCAAACATTATCCGCAATACTATCCTCACCTTTTTCCACGGAACCGGACAAGATGCCGCTTTCAAATGGCTACATGACGGTTGGGGTGGAGATGTCTACTCAGCTGCAATGTTGGGCTTACTAGTACTGCTTATTAGTCCGCTCGAAAACCTGTTCAATCGCCCTGAATCCTAA